The Streptomyces camelliae genome window below encodes:
- the nuoE gene encoding NADH-quinone oxidoreductase subunit NuoE, protein MTTSSSERGVSLGMPELPAPAYPDDVRARLEADAREVIARYPDSRSALLPLLHLVQSEEGHVTRTGMQFCADMLDLTTAEVTAVATFYTMYRRRPSGDYQVGVCTNTLCAVMGGDEIFESLQEHLGVGNGETTDDGKVTLEHIECNAACDFAPVVMVNWEFFDNQTPGSAKRLVDDLRAGRPVQPTRGARLCTFKETARILAGFPDERPGAVEEGGSAGPASLVGLRLARGEAAPARVVHPRGGPHEEPQDAPSAERDAEEGE, encoded by the coding sequence GTGACCACCTCTTCTTCGGAGCGGGGCGTCAGCCTGGGCATGCCCGAACTGCCCGCGCCCGCGTACCCGGACGACGTCCGGGCCCGGCTGGAGGCGGACGCGCGCGAGGTCATCGCGCGCTACCCGGACTCCCGCTCCGCCCTGCTGCCGCTGCTCCACCTCGTGCAGTCGGAGGAGGGCCATGTCACGCGCACCGGAATGCAGTTCTGCGCGGACATGCTGGACCTGACCACGGCCGAGGTCACCGCCGTCGCCACCTTCTACACCATGTACCGGCGGCGGCCCTCCGGTGACTACCAGGTCGGCGTGTGCACCAACACGCTGTGCGCCGTGATGGGCGGCGACGAGATCTTCGAGAGCCTCCAGGAACACCTGGGCGTCGGCAACGGCGAGACCACCGACGACGGCAAGGTCACCCTGGAGCACATCGAGTGCAACGCGGCCTGCGACTTCGCGCCGGTCGTGATGGTCAACTGGGAGTTCTTCGACAACCAGACGCCCGGCAGCGCCAAGCGCCTGGTCGACGATCTGCGCGCGGGACGGCCCGTACAGCCCACGCGCGGGGCTCGGCTGTGCACCTTCAAGGAGACCGCGCGGATTCTGGCCGGCTTCCCCGACGAGCGGCCCGGGGCCGTCGAGGAGGGTGGCAGTGCGGGACCCGCGTCGCTGGTGGGCCTTCGCCTGGCAAGGGGAGAGGCCGCACCCGCGCGCGTGGTCCATCCGCGCGGAGGTCCGCATGAGGAACCCCAGGACGCGCCGTCCGCGGAACGTGACGCAGAGGAGGGGGAGTGA
- a CDS encoding geranylgeranyl reductase family protein, whose product MTVVKEPLSENTADVIVVGAGPAGSTTAYHLAKAGLDVLLLEKTEFPREKVCGDGLTPRAVKQLVAMGIDISEEAGWLRNKGLRIIGGGSRLQLDWPDLAAYPNYGLVRKRDDFDEQLARNAQKAGARLYERCNVSGPVVDDRTGRITGVTAKLGEEKREVTFRAPLVVAADGNSTRLSLAMGLHRREDRPMGVAVRTYFTSPRHEDDYLESWLELWDRRGAQDRLLPGYGWIFGMGDGTSNVGLGVLNTSASFKELDWREILKAWCASMPEDWGYTPENMTGPIRGAALPMAFNRQPHYTRGLLLVGDAGGLVNPFNGEGIAYAMESGQIAADVIVQAHARATPAQREIALQRYPRVLKDTYGGYYTLGRAFVKLIGNPKVMQIAAQRGLTHPMLMKFTLKLLANLTDPTGGDAMDRIINGLSKVAPKA is encoded by the coding sequence GTGACCGTCGTGAAGGAGCCCCTCTCCGAGAACACCGCCGACGTGATCGTCGTCGGCGCGGGGCCGGCCGGCTCCACGACCGCGTACCACCTCGCCAAGGCCGGTCTCGACGTCCTGCTCCTGGAGAAGACCGAGTTCCCGCGCGAGAAGGTGTGCGGCGACGGCCTCACCCCGCGCGCGGTCAAGCAGCTCGTCGCCATGGGCATCGACATCTCCGAGGAGGCCGGCTGGCTGCGCAACAAGGGCCTGCGCATCATCGGCGGCGGCTCCCGCCTCCAGCTGGACTGGCCGGATCTCGCCGCCTACCCGAACTACGGACTCGTCCGCAAGCGCGACGACTTCGACGAGCAGCTGGCCCGCAACGCCCAGAAGGCGGGCGCGCGGTTGTACGAACGCTGCAATGTGAGCGGCCCGGTCGTCGACGACCGCACCGGCCGCATCACGGGCGTCACCGCCAAGCTCGGCGAGGAGAAGCGCGAGGTCACCTTCCGCGCGCCGCTGGTCGTCGCCGCCGACGGCAACTCCACCCGGCTGTCCCTCGCGATGGGCCTGCACCGCCGCGAGGACCGCCCGATGGGCGTCGCGGTGCGCACCTACTTCACCTCGCCCCGCCACGAGGACGACTACCTGGAGTCCTGGCTGGAACTGTGGGACCGCCGCGGCGCCCAGGACCGGCTGCTGCCCGGCTACGGCTGGATCTTCGGCATGGGCGACGGCACGTCCAACGTCGGCCTCGGCGTCCTGAACACCTCCGCCTCCTTCAAGGAGCTGGACTGGCGCGAGATCCTCAAGGCCTGGTGCGCCTCCATGCCGGAGGACTGGGGCTACACCCCGGAGAACATGACCGGACCCATCCGCGGCGCCGCCCTGCCGATGGCCTTCAACCGCCAGCCCCACTACACGCGCGGCCTGCTGCTCGTCGGCGACGCCGGCGGTCTGGTGAACCCCTTCAACGGCGAGGGCATCGCCTACGCCATGGAGTCCGGCCAGATCGCCGCCGACGTCATCGTCCAGGCCCACGCGCGGGCCACGCCCGCACAGCGTGAGATCGCCCTGCAGCGCTACCCGCGCGTCCTCAAGGACACCTACGGCGGCTACTACACCCTCGGCCGCGCCTTCGTGAAGCTCATCGGCAACCCGAAGGTCATGCAGATCGCCGCCCAGCGCGGCCTCACGCACCCGATGCTGATGAAGTTCACCCTCAAGCTCCTGGCGAACCTCACCGACCCCACGGGCGGTGACGCGATGGACCGCATCATCAACGGCCTGAGCAAGGTGGCCCCGAAGGCGTGA
- a CDS encoding NADH-quinone oxidoreductase subunit D has protein sequence MSTQSASAADAASARETTEGTVYTVTGGDWDEIVQSATRADDERIVVNMGPQHPSTHGVLRLILEIEGETVTEARCGIGYLHTGIEKNLEFRTWTQGTTFVTRMDYLTSFFNETAYCLAVEKLLGIEDDITERATIIRVLLMELNRLSSHLVAIATGGMELGATTIMIYGFRDREMILDLYELITGLRMNHAYIRPGGLAQDLPPGAVDQIREFVKKMKKNLPEYDKLATGNPIFKARMQDIGYLDLAGCMALGATGPILRSAGLPHDLRKAQPYCGYETYDFEIPTADTCDAYGRFLVRLEEMRQSLGIVEQCLDRLQPGPVMVADKKIAWPAQLALGPDGLGNSLDHIKKIMGTSMEALIHHFKLVTEGFRVPPGQAYAAVESPKGELGVHAVSDGGTRPYRVHFRDPSFTNLQAMAAMCEGGQVADVIVAVASIDPVMGGVDR, from the coding sequence GTGAGCACGCAGTCAGCATCCGCGGCCGACGCCGCATCGGCGCGCGAGACCACCGAGGGCACCGTATACACGGTCACCGGTGGTGACTGGGACGAGATCGTCCAGTCCGCGACCCGCGCGGACGACGAACGCATCGTCGTCAACATGGGTCCTCAGCACCCCTCCACCCATGGAGTGCTCCGCCTCATCCTGGAGATCGAGGGCGAGACCGTCACCGAGGCCCGCTGCGGCATCGGCTATCTGCACACCGGCATCGAGAAGAACCTCGAATTCCGCACGTGGACGCAGGGCACCACCTTCGTCACGCGCATGGACTACCTGACGTCCTTCTTCAACGAGACCGCCTACTGTCTCGCCGTCGAGAAACTCCTCGGCATCGAGGACGACATCACCGAGCGCGCCACGATCATCCGGGTGCTCCTGATGGAGCTGAACCGGCTCTCCTCCCACCTGGTCGCCATCGCCACCGGCGGCATGGAGCTGGGCGCCACCACGATCATGATCTACGGATTCCGTGATCGTGAAATGATTCTCGACCTCTACGAGCTCATCACGGGCCTGCGCATGAACCACGCGTACATCCGGCCCGGCGGACTCGCCCAGGACCTGCCGCCCGGCGCGGTGGACCAGATCCGCGAGTTCGTGAAGAAGATGAAGAAGAACCTCCCGGAGTACGACAAGCTCGCCACCGGGAACCCCATCTTCAAGGCCCGCATGCAGGACATCGGCTATCTCGACCTGGCCGGCTGCATGGCCCTCGGCGCCACCGGCCCGATCCTGCGCTCCGCCGGCCTGCCGCACGACCTGCGCAAGGCACAGCCGTACTGCGGCTACGAGACGTACGACTTCGAGATCCCGACCGCCGACACCTGCGACGCCTACGGCCGCTTCCTGGTCCGCCTGGAGGAGATGCGCCAGTCGCTCGGGATCGTCGAGCAGTGCCTGGACCGGCTCCAGCCCGGACCGGTCATGGTCGCCGACAAGAAGATCGCCTGGCCCGCCCAGCTCGCCCTGGGACCGGACGGACTCGGCAACTCCCTCGACCACATCAAGAAGATCATGGGCACCTCCATGGAGGCCCTGATCCACCACTTCAAGCTCGTCACCGAGGGCTTCCGCGTCCCGCCGGGACAGGCGTACGCGGCCGTCGAGTCCCCCAAGGGCGAACTCGGCGTGCACGCCGTCTCCGATGGCGGCACCCGCCCCTACCGGGTCCACTTCCGCGACCCGTCCTTCACCAACCTGCAGGCCATGGCGGCGATGTGCGAAGGCGGCCAGGTCGCCGACGTGATCGTCGCCGTCGCGTCCATCGACCCCGTGATGGGAGGCGTCGACCGGTGA
- a CDS encoding NADH-quinone oxidoreductase subunit G, producing the protein MTVTTNAPGAGGEAAVPPEDLVTLTIDGIEISVPKGTLVIRAAEQLGIEIPRFCDHPLLAPAGACRQCIVEIEGQRKPVASCTITCTDGMVVKTQLTSPVAEKAQKGVMELLLINHPLDCPVCDKGGECPLQNQSMSHGTAESRFDGKKRTYEKPVAISSQVLLDRERCVLCARCTRFSNQIAGDPMIELLERGALQQVGTGEGDPFESYFSGNTIQICPVGALTSAAYRFRSRPFDLISSPSVCEHCSGGCATRTDHRRGKVMRRLAENDPEVNEEWICDKGRFAFRYAQAKDRLDTPLVRGADGVLEPASWPEALDAAARGLSAARSRAGVLTGGRLTVEDAYAYSKFARVALDTNDIDFRARVHSGEESDFLASQVAGRGRDLDGTGVTYTSLEKAPAVLLVGFESEEEAPGVFLRLRKAWRGRKQQVFSLATHATRGLEKAGGTLLPAAPGTEPEWLDALASGVGLEEPGTRAAEALRGEGAVIVVGERLASVAGGLTAAVRAATATGARLVWIPRRAGERGAVEAGALPSLLPGGRPATDPRAREEVAAAWGLAELPLRYGRDTHHIVEAAATGELSALVVAGVEVADLPDPARAREALDSVGFLVSLELRPSEVTERADVVLPVAAVAEKAGTFLNWEGRVRFFDAALKPDQMTRRLAPTDARVLHMLADAMDVHLGLPDLRTTRAEIDRLGSWDGPRAAEPQESAGVLPRPAAGEAVLAGHRLLLDQGVLQEGDEALAGTRHAAHARVSAATAAEAGVQDGDLLAVTGSAGTVELPLRITEMPDRVVWLPLNSVGTGVASDTGAQPGSLVRIGPAAVAEEAPKEVEA; encoded by the coding sequence ATGACCGTGACCACCAACGCCCCCGGCGCCGGGGGAGAGGCGGCGGTCCCGCCGGAGGACCTCGTCACGCTGACGATCGACGGCATCGAGATCAGCGTGCCCAAGGGCACCCTGGTCATCCGCGCCGCCGAGCAGCTCGGCATCGAGATCCCGCGGTTCTGCGACCACCCCCTCCTCGCCCCCGCCGGTGCCTGCCGGCAGTGCATCGTCGAGATCGAGGGCCAGCGCAAACCGGTGGCGTCCTGCACCATCACCTGCACCGACGGCATGGTGGTGAAGACCCAGCTGACCTCGCCGGTCGCCGAGAAGGCCCAGAAGGGTGTGATGGAGCTGCTGCTCATCAACCACCCGCTGGACTGCCCGGTCTGCGACAAGGGCGGCGAGTGCCCGCTGCAGAACCAGTCCATGTCGCACGGCACCGCCGAGTCCCGCTTCGACGGAAAGAAGCGGACCTACGAAAAGCCCGTGGCGATCTCCAGCCAGGTGCTGCTCGACCGCGAACGGTGCGTGCTGTGCGCGCGCTGCACCCGGTTCTCCAACCAGATCGCCGGCGACCCGATGATCGAGCTGCTGGAGCGGGGCGCACTCCAGCAGGTCGGCACCGGCGAAGGTGACCCGTTCGAGTCGTACTTCTCCGGCAACACCATCCAGATCTGCCCGGTCGGCGCCCTGACCTCGGCGGCCTACCGGTTCCGCTCGCGCCCCTTCGACCTCATCTCCTCGCCCTCCGTGTGCGAGCACTGCTCCGGCGGCTGCGCCACCCGCACCGACCACCGGCGCGGCAAGGTCATGCGGCGGCTCGCCGAGAACGACCCCGAGGTCAACGAGGAGTGGATCTGCGACAAGGGACGCTTCGCATTCCGGTACGCGCAGGCCAAGGACCGCCTCGACACCCCGCTGGTCCGGGGCGCCGACGGCGTCCTGGAGCCCGCCTCCTGGCCGGAGGCGCTGGACGCGGCCGCGCGCGGGCTGAGCGCCGCCCGCTCCCGGGCCGGCGTTCTCACCGGCGGCCGGCTGACCGTCGAGGACGCCTACGCCTACAGCAAGTTCGCGCGCGTGGCGCTCGACACCAACGACATCGACTTCCGCGCGCGCGTGCACAGCGGCGAGGAATCGGACTTCCTGGCCTCCCAGGTGGCCGGCCGCGGCCGTGACCTCGACGGTACGGGCGTCACGTACACCTCACTGGAGAAGGCGCCCGCCGTCCTGCTGGTCGGCTTCGAGTCGGAGGAGGAGGCGCCCGGCGTCTTCCTGCGGCTGCGCAAGGCCTGGCGGGGGCGCAAGCAGCAGGTGTTCTCGCTGGCCACGCACGCCACGCGCGGGCTGGAGAAGGCGGGCGGCACGCTGCTGCCGGCCGCGCCCGGCACCGAGCCCGAGTGGCTGGACGCCCTCGCGAGCGGTGTCGGCCTGGAGGAACCCGGCACCAGGGCCGCGGAGGCGCTGCGCGGTGAGGGCGCGGTGATCGTCGTCGGTGAGCGGCTCGCCTCGGTCGCGGGCGGCCTCACCGCCGCCGTACGGGCGGCCACTGCCACCGGCGCCCGGCTGGTGTGGATCCCGCGCCGGGCCGGAGAGCGCGGCGCCGTCGAGGCGGGCGCGCTGCCGTCGCTGCTGCCGGGCGGCCGTCCGGCGACCGACCCGCGCGCGCGGGAGGAGGTCGCCGCCGCCTGGGGGCTCGCCGAACTCCCGCTGCGCTACGGCCGCGACACCCACCACATCGTCGAAGCCGCCGCCACCGGCGAACTGTCGGCCCTCGTGGTCGCGGGCGTCGAGGTCGCCGACCTGCCCGACCCGGCACGCGCGCGTGAGGCACTGGACAGCGTCGGTTTCCTGGTGTCGCTGGAGCTGCGGCCCAGCGAGGTCACCGAGCGCGCCGACGTCGTCCTGCCGGTCGCCGCGGTCGCCGAGAAGGCGGGCACCTTCCTCAACTGGGAGGGCAGGGTGCGGTTCTTCGACGCCGCGCTCAAGCCCGACCAGATGACCCGCCGCCTCGCCCCGACCGACGCGCGCGTGCTGCACATGCTCGCCGACGCCATGGACGTCCATCTGGGCCTGCCGGATCTGCGTACCACGCGCGCGGAGATCGACCGGCTCGGCTCCTGGGACGGCCCGCGCGCCGCCGAGCCCCAGGAGTCCGCGGGTGTGCTGCCGCGTCCGGCCGCCGGTGAGGCCGTGCTCGCCGGGCACCGGCTGCTGCTCGACCAAGGCGTCCTCCAGGAGGGAGACGAGGCGCTCGCCGGCACCCGGCACGCCGCACACGCGCGCGTGTCCGCGGCGACGGCCGCCGAGGCGGGCGTGCAGGACGGCGACCTCCTCGCCGTCACCGGCTCCGCCGGAACCGTCGAACTCCCGCTCCGGATCACCGAGATGCCCGACCGGGTGGTCTGGCTCCCGCTGAACTCCGTCGGCACCGGCGTCGCCTCCGACAC
- a CDS encoding NADH-quinone oxidoreductase subunit A, whose translation MNAYAPILVLGALGAGFAIFSVVMATLIGPKRYNRAKLEAYECGIEPTPTPAGGGRFPIKYYLTAMLFIVFDIEIVFLYPWAVTFDALGIFGLVEMLLFVLTVFVAYAYVWRRGGLEWD comes from the coding sequence GTGAACGCGTATGCGCCCATCCTCGTACTGGGAGCCCTCGGGGCAGGCTTTGCGATCTTCTCCGTGGTCATGGCCACGCTGATCGGTCCGAAGCGGTACAACCGCGCCAAGCTCGAAGCCTACGAGTGCGGTATCGAGCCGACCCCCACGCCGGCGGGCGGCGGGCGCTTCCCCATCAAGTACTACCTGACGGCGATGCTCTTCATCGTCTTCGACATCGAGATCGTCTTCCTCTACCCCTGGGCCGTCACCTTCGACGCCCTGGGGATCTTCGGGCTCGTGGAGATGCTGCTCTTCGTGCTCACCGTCTTCGTCGCGTACGCGTACGTATGGCGGCGCGGCGGCCTGGAATGGGACTGA
- a CDS encoding NuoB/complex I 20 kDa subunit family protein, protein MGLEEKLPSGFLLTTVEQAAGWVRKASVFPATFGLACCAIEMMTTGAGRYDLARFGMEVFRGSPRQADLMIVAGRVSQKMAPVLRQVYDQMPNPKWVISMGVCASSGGMFNNYAIVQGVDHIVPVDIYLPGCPPRPEMLMDAILKLHQKIQTSKLGVNAEEAAREAEEAALKALPTIEMKGLLR, encoded by the coding sequence ATGGGACTCGAAGAAAAGCTGCCGAGCGGATTCCTGCTGACCACCGTCGAGCAGGCCGCGGGCTGGGTGCGCAAGGCGTCCGTCTTCCCCGCCACCTTCGGCCTCGCCTGCTGCGCCATCGAGATGATGACCACCGGCGCCGGCCGTTACGACCTGGCGCGCTTCGGCATGGAGGTCTTCCGCGGCTCACCGCGCCAGGCCGACCTCATGATCGTCGCCGGCCGGGTCAGCCAGAAGATGGCGCCGGTGCTCCGGCAGGTCTACGACCAGATGCCCAACCCCAAGTGGGTGATCTCCATGGGCGTCTGCGCCTCCTCGGGCGGCATGTTTAACAACTACGCGATCGTCCAGGGCGTCGACCACATCGTCCCGGTCGACATCTATCTGCCGGGCTGCCCGCCCCGCCCCGAGATGCTGATGGACGCGATCCTCAAGCTCCACCAGAAGATCCAGACCTCCAAGCTCGGCGTGAACGCCGAGGAGGCCGCCCGCGAGGCGGAGGAGGCCGCGCTCAAGGCCCTGCCCACGATCGAGATGAAGGGGCTGCTGCGGTGA
- a CDS encoding NADH-quinone oxidoreductase subunit C, protein MSDANGNGTGGVNGSANGVNPEKDLSASNLPGQRGQGGEEIRVQRGMFGANNGGDTSGYGGLVRSVRLPGPASRPYGGWFDEVADELEGALEEQGLLPENAIEKTVVDRGELTLHIEREHLLRVARTLRDDPALRFELCTGVSGVHYPHDKGRELHAVYHLRSITHNRLIRLEVSAPDADPRIPSLVSVYPTNDWHERETYDFFGIVFDGHPALTRIMMPDDWQGHPQRKDYPLGGIPVEYKGAQIPAPDQRRSYS, encoded by the coding sequence GTGAGCGACGCGAACGGCAACGGCACGGGCGGCGTGAACGGGTCCGCGAACGGGGTGAACCCCGAGAAGGACCTCTCCGCCTCCAACCTCCCCGGCCAGCGCGGCCAGGGCGGCGAGGAGATCCGCGTCCAGCGGGGCATGTTCGGCGCCAACAACGGCGGTGACACCTCCGGCTACGGCGGACTCGTCCGCTCGGTCCGCCTCCCCGGACCGGCGAGCAGGCCCTACGGCGGCTGGTTCGACGAGGTCGCCGACGAACTCGAAGGCGCCCTGGAGGAACAGGGACTCCTCCCCGAGAACGCCATCGAGAAGACGGTCGTCGACCGCGGCGAGCTGACCCTCCACATCGAACGCGAGCACCTGCTCCGCGTCGCCCGCACCCTGCGCGACGACCCCGCCCTGCGCTTCGAGCTGTGCACCGGCGTCAGCGGCGTCCACTACCCGCACGACAAGGGCCGCGAGCTGCACGCCGTCTACCACCTGCGCTCGATCACCCACAACCGGCTGATCCGCCTCGAAGTCAGCGCCCCCGACGCCGATCCGCGCATCCCGTCGCTGGTCTCCGTGTACCCGACGAACGACTGGCACGAGCGCGAGACCTACGACTTCTTCGGCATCGTCTTCGACGGTCACCCGGCCCTGACCCGGATCATGATGCCGGACGACTGGCAGGGCCACCCGCAGCGCAAGGACTATCCCCTCGGCGGCATCCCCGTCGAGTACAAGGGCGCCCAGATTCCGGCTCCGGACCAGCGGAGGTCGTACTCGTGA
- a CDS encoding C40 family peptidase, with protein sequence MSHTAHIRSHRKPRRSASTLAMRAGVAGGVLSTLAVAGASGSANAAEPVTQTLELPTLTADLAAQAAQTADATQQAAANYQLQAERDAAAANAAKQAKADLAEAKQKAAEAKKKADEEARIQAAARASRNAERTVLSASSSTGSSSSTGSSTATGSAAAVISFVKAQIGKAYVSGATGPSAYDCSGLVQTAFKQVGVSLPRVSQDQSTAGTQVSLSNLQPGDILYWGSAGSAYHVAVYVGDGMFVGAQNPSSGVGEHPLSYDPPTGAVRVL encoded by the coding sequence ATGTCCCACACCGCTCACATACGCAGCCACCGGAAGCCCCGCCGCAGCGCGTCGACCCTCGCGATGCGGGCCGGAGTTGCCGGTGGCGTCCTCAGCACCCTGGCAGTCGCCGGGGCGTCCGGCTCGGCGAACGCGGCCGAGCCGGTGACGCAGACCCTCGAACTGCCCACCCTGACGGCCGACCTGGCCGCCCAGGCGGCCCAGACCGCGGACGCCACGCAGCAGGCCGCCGCGAACTACCAGCTGCAGGCCGAGCGAGACGCGGCCGCCGCGAATGCCGCGAAGCAGGCCAAGGCGGACCTGGCCGAGGCGAAGCAGAAGGCCGCGGAGGCCAAGAAGAAGGCCGACGAGGAGGCCCGCATCCAGGCCGCCGCGCGTGCCTCGCGCAACGCGGAGCGCACGGTCCTCTCCGCGTCGTCGAGCACCGGCTCGTCCTCCTCCACCGGCTCCTCCACGGCGACCGGTTCGGCCGCCGCCGTGATCAGCTTCGTGAAGGCGCAGATCGGCAAGGCCTACGTCTCCGGTGCCACCGGCCCCTCCGCCTACGACTGCTCCGGTCTGGTGCAGACGGCCTTCAAGCAGGTGGGCGTCAGCCTGCCTCGCGTCTCCCAGGACCAGTCGACGGCCGGCACCCAGGTCTCGCTGAGCAACCTCCAGCCGGGCGACATCCTGTACTGGGGCAGCGCGGGCAGCGCGTACCACGTCGCGGTGTACGTGGGCGACGGCATGTTCGTCGGCGCGCAGAACCCCTCCAGCGGCGTCGGGGAGCACCCGCTGTCGTACGACCCGCCGACCGGCGCCGTGCGGGTGCTCTGA
- the def gene encoding peptide deformylase gives MPRVFVQGSPVDHYPRHAPEAGRGAVRRITEVGEEVLHKPCRDVTEFGPDLAALIDDMFLTMYVAEGAGLAANQVGVDLRLFVYDCPDDDGVRHVGHIVNPVLETPSSGRRLLDEGEGCLSVPGAVMALPRPDRAVVRGQDKDGNPVVIEGTGYFARCLEHETDHTYGHVYLDRLSKREKKDALRQMADRRDEVFARRAARAEELSRG, from the coding sequence ATGCCACGCGTGTTCGTCCAGGGAAGCCCCGTCGACCACTACCCGCGTCACGCCCCCGAGGCCGGGCGTGGCGCGGTACGGCGGATCACCGAGGTCGGCGAGGAGGTCCTGCACAAGCCGTGCCGGGACGTCACGGAGTTCGGACCCGACCTCGCCGCGCTCATCGACGACATGTTCCTCACCATGTACGTCGCCGAGGGCGCGGGACTGGCGGCGAATCAGGTCGGGGTCGATCTGCGCCTTTTCGTGTACGACTGCCCCGATGACGACGGAGTCCGGCATGTCGGACACATTGTCAATCCGGTGCTGGAGACGCCGTCGAGCGGGCGACGGCTGCTCGACGAGGGCGAGGGCTGCCTGTCGGTGCCGGGTGCCGTGATGGCGCTGCCGCGGCCGGACCGGGCCGTGGTACGGGGACAGGACAAGGACGGCAACCCCGTCGTCATCGAGGGCACGGGGTACTTCGCCCGCTGCCTCGAACACGAGACCGACCACACCTATGGGCACGTCTATCTGGACCGGCTGTCCAAGCGGGAGAAGAAGGACGCCCTCAGGCAGATGGCGGACCGGCGGGACGAGGTGTTCGCCCGCCGGGCCGCCCGGGCCGAGGAGCTGAGCCGGGGCTAG
- the nuoF gene encoding NADH-quinone oxidoreductase subunit NuoF, whose protein sequence is MMTVAAELKDTSPEKLLAPVLSAFWDEDRSWTLDVYRRHEGYEGLRKALAMSPDDLIAYVKDSGLRGRGGAGFPTGMKWQFIPQGDGKPHYLVVNADESEPGTCKDIPLLFANPHSLIEGMVIACYAIRSSHAFIYLRGEVVPVLRRLHEAVREAYAAGYLGENILGSGLDLELTVHAGAGAYICGEETALLDSLEGRRGQPRLRPPFPAVEGLYACPTVVNNVESIASVPAILKNGKEWFRSMGSEKSPGFTLFSLSGHVASPGQYEAPLGITLRQLLDMSGGMRPGHRLKFWTPGGSSTPMFTDEHLDVPLDYEGVGAAGSMLGTKALQCFDETTCVVRAVTRWTEFYAHESCGKCTPCREGTYWLVQLLRDIEAGKGTMSDLDKLADIADNINGKSFCALGDGAASPIFSSLKYFREEYEQHITGRGCPFDPAKSTAWADRPEVNA, encoded by the coding sequence GTGATGACCGTGGCAGCCGAACTCAAGGACACCAGCCCCGAAAAGCTGCTCGCACCCGTGCTGTCGGCCTTCTGGGACGAGGACCGGTCCTGGACGCTGGACGTCTACCGGAGGCACGAGGGGTACGAGGGGCTGCGCAAGGCGCTCGCCATGTCACCGGACGACCTGATCGCGTACGTCAAGGACTCCGGGCTGCGCGGCCGAGGCGGCGCGGGATTCCCGACCGGAATGAAGTGGCAGTTCATTCCGCAGGGTGATGGAAAACCGCACTATCTAGTTGTCAACGCCGACGAATCGGAGCCCGGGACCTGCAAGGACATCCCGCTCCTCTTCGCGAACCCGCATAGCCTCATCGAGGGCATGGTGATCGCGTGTTATGCCATCAGGTCGTCGCATGCCTTCATCTATCTGCGTGGTGAAGTCGTTCCCGTTCTGCGGCGGTTGCACGAGGCCGTGCGCGAGGCCTACGCGGCGGGCTACCTCGGCGAGAACATCCTGGGCAGCGGGCTCGACCTGGAACTCACCGTGCACGCGGGCGCCGGCGCGTACATCTGCGGTGAGGAGACCGCACTGCTCGACTCGCTCGAAGGCCGCCGTGGTCAACCGCGGCTGCGTCCCCCTTTCCCTGCTGTCGAAGGGCTCTATGCCTGCCCGACTGTTGTGAACAACGTCGAGTCGATCGCGTCGGTTCCCGCCATCCTGAAAAACGGGAAAGAATGGTTCAGGTCGATGGGCAGCGAGAAGTCCCCGGGCTTCACGCTCTTCTCGCTCAGCGGCCATGTCGCCAGCCCCGGCCAGTACGAGGCACCGCTCGGCATCACGCTCCGCCAGCTCCTCGACATGAGCGGCGGCATGCGCCCCGGCCACCGCCTCAAGTTCTGGACGCCTGGCGGCTCCTCGACGCCGATGTTCACCGACGAGCACCTCGACGTCCCTCTTGATTACGAAGGAGTGGGCGCCGCCGGTTCCATGCTCGGCACCAAGGCCCTGCAGTGCTTCGACGAGACGACGTGCGTGGTGCGGGCGGTGACCCGCTGGACCGAGTTCTACGCCCACGAGTCCTGCGGCAAGTGCACGCCCTGCCGTGAAGGGACGTACTGGCTGGTGCAGTTGCTGCGGGACATCGAGGCCGGCAAGGGCACCATGTCCGACCTCGACAAGCTCGCCGACATCGCCGACAACATCAACGGCAAGTCGTTCTGTGCCCTCGGCGACGGCGCCGCCTCCCCGATCTTCTCCTCGCTGAAGTACTTCCGCGAGGAGTACGAGCAGCACATCACGGGCCGGGGCTGCCCCTTCGACCCGGCCAAGTCGACGGCCTGGGCGGACCGCCCGGAGGTGAACGCATGA